A genome region from Vicinamibacterales bacterium includes the following:
- a CDS encoding fumarylacetoacetate hydrolase family protein — MKLVSYRKDGRESYGAVVGDSVVDLQTRLPKTHRTIREVLRLNALDEVRLAIEGQAGDYSLSDISFLPVIPNPDKILAVALNYDDHIAETGRDKTANPAWFIRVAASQVGHRQPVIMPKVSDNLDFECELAAIIGKGGHAISAASALQHVAGYSCYLDGSVRDWQRHTRQITAGKNFNFTGGFGPWLVTADEIPDPQVLDLSTRLNGNVMQQGNTRDMVFSVAELIEYCSTWTTLEPGDVIVTGTPGGVGFKRNPPVFMKVGDVVEIVIEKVGTLVHDIARAP; from the coding sequence ATGAAGTTGGTTTCGTATCGTAAGGATGGTCGAGAGAGTTATGGCGCCGTGGTTGGCGACTCAGTGGTTGATCTGCAAACACGTCTACCGAAGACGCATCGAACGATAAGAGAGGTATTGAGGTTGAATGCGCTTGACGAGGTTCGGCTTGCGATAGAAGGGCAGGCCGGGGATTACTCGCTTTCGGATATTTCATTTCTTCCAGTTATTCCTAATCCAGACAAAATCTTGGCTGTTGCGCTGAACTACGACGATCACATTGCTGAAACTGGTCGAGATAAGACTGCGAATCCCGCATGGTTTATCCGAGTAGCAGCATCTCAGGTTGGTCATCGGCAGCCTGTGATCATGCCGAAGGTGTCTGACAATCTCGATTTCGAGTGCGAGCTCGCTGCGATCATCGGTAAAGGCGGCCACGCGATTTCGGCAGCTTCAGCCTTGCAGCACGTTGCTGGCTATTCGTGTTACCTCGATGGTAGTGTGCGAGACTGGCAGCGTCATACCCGACAGATTACCGCAGGAAAAAACTTTAACTTCACTGGGGGATTCGGGCCGTGGTTGGTGACTGCTGATGAGATTCCAGACCCACAGGTCTTGGATTTATCAACTCGACTGAATGGTAATGTGATGCAGCAGGGTAATACGAGAGACATGGTGTTCTCGGTTGCTGAGTTGATTGAGTACTGTTCGACATGGACCACGCTTGAACCGGGTGACGTGATTGTCACTGGAACGCCTGGCGGTGTTGGATTTAAGCGGAATCCACCCGTCTTCATGAAGGTTGGTGATGTTGTTGAAATTGTGATTGAGAAGGTTGGGACACTTGTGCACGACATCGCGCGAGCACCATAA
- a CDS encoding VOC family protein, translating to MTSLKPPVRPILSHIGIHVQDLSRMEDFYTRVMGLVVTDRGKAFRFPIDLVFLSSRPDAHHQFVLATGRPEDADYSVINQMSFEVASLEELREMNRRVQAEGVSDFIGISHGNAWSIYFRDPEGNRIEVYLDSPWHVPQPHGDELNLEMPDEDILKTTLEAIKDDPGFMPREEFEAELKRKLASEA from the coding sequence ATGACTTCCTTGAAACCACCGGTGCGGCCGATCTTGAGTCATATCGGGATCCACGTCCAAGATTTGTCTCGTATGGAAGATTTCTACACGCGCGTTATGGGACTGGTTGTTACAGACCGTGGTAAAGCGTTCAGATTTCCCATCGACCTCGTATTTCTGAGTAGCCGTCCAGATGCTCACCATCAATTTGTGTTGGCGACTGGACGCCCGGAGGACGCTGATTACAGCGTCATTAACCAGATGTCCTTCGAGGTGGCATCGCTTGAGGAATTGCGTGAGATGAATCGCCGTGTCCAAGCGGAAGGCGTCAGCGATTTCATCGGGATTAGTCATGGAAACGCATGGTCAATCTATTTTCGTGATCCAGAAGGCAACCGTATTGAGGTATATCTCGACTCACCTTGGCATGTCCCGCAGCCGCATGGCGATGAACTAAACCTTGAAATGCCTGACGAAGACATTTTGAAGACCACGCTAGAAGCGATCAAGGATGATCCTGGCTTCATGCCGCGTGAAGAGTTTGAAGCGGAGCTGAAGCGCAAATTGGCATCGGAAGCCTAG